The Bremerella alba genome includes a window with the following:
- a CDS encoding thioredoxin family protein encodes MQKAIVVIVAMLSFAAPVLLTVASYSSGGFTPADDVKPRDLSGKILFFSASWCPACRHAEPAYQELRNAGYPIRKVDVDSNSSLAQKYGIRSIPQFVYVVDGNEKRRVSGSASASRLKRMYQGGW; translated from the coding sequence ATGCAGAAGGCAATCGTCGTCATCGTGGCAATGCTCAGCTTTGCCGCCCCGGTCTTGTTAACGGTGGCCTCTTATTCATCTGGTGGGTTTACTCCGGCCGATGATGTGAAACCTCGCGATCTGTCTGGGAAGATCTTGTTCTTTTCGGCGAGTTGGTGTCCCGCCTGCCGTCACGCTGAACCGGCCTACCAAGAACTGCGAAATGCCGGCTACCCGATCCGAAAAGTCGACGTCGATTCGAATTCTTCATTGGCCCAGAAATACGGCATTCGTTCGATTCCACAGTTTGTCTACGTTGTCGATGGCAACGAGAAACGCCGGGTGAGCGGTTCGGCGTCTGCCTCTCGTTTGAAACGAATGTATCAAGGTGGATGGTAG